The Alkalinema sp. FACHB-956 genome segment AATCGATCCTGGTCACCACAGATTACGATGTCTTCTTCGCTAATCAGCAGATTAATGGGGCGATTGCTGACCTTCTGGCTCATGTCTGCGATCTCGGCGACTAATGTATTCAAGATGATAGGATTCAACCGAAAATGTAGATTGCCGCTATCGGCACGAGCGAGATCGAGTAAATCTTGTAACATCCGAATCATCCGTTCAGTTTCTGCCGCTGCCGTTGCCAAAGCTTGTTGCTGATAGCTGCTCAAGTTATCGCCCCGACGCAGCAAACTTTGTAGATAACCCGCGACAACAGTCAGGGGTGTGCGTAACTCATGGGAAACATTACCGACAAACTGCCGTTGGTGTTCCCAGGATTCTGATAGGCGAAATAACATTTCATTAAACGCCCGTGCCAATCCTAGAACTTCGTCGGGGGCTTGGTTTAATTGGAGTTTTGCGCCATTTAAATCATCCGCAGAAACCGCACTAGCAACCTGACTCATTTGTTCTAGGGGATGCATTGCCTTGCGAATTCGGAGTGAAATTGCAACAATTAACAGCACGATTGTTAACATACTGACGAAGAACAATCGCCATAATCCTACATTCAGTTTTTGGTAATCCTCTGTGATATCTTGGGAGAGATATAACTTACCCAGAGACTTTCCGTTTAACAGGAGGGGACTACCGCACAACACAATATCCCGATGCCCAAACCGGACAACTTGTGGCGTTTCCGGTACGGCAGCCAGGGCATCTACCCGGTGAATCTCTGGGGAAGTTGCGTCTAAATTTGGCGATCGTACGAGTAATTTACCATCATCACTTTTTACCCAAACGGCTAACCCTGGTGTCGAGACTTTATCAACCGTGCGTTCCAGTCCCATTTCCAGCTGTCCCATTTCACTGTAAAGCTGAATTTGATCAGGAAAGCGCATGGCAATATATTCCAGCGTCTGCTTATGGGCTGCCACTAAATTTTGTTCCATTTGCCAGCCAGCCCCCAGTGCGATGCCACCCAAACCCAAAATCGAAAGTCCAATCAGTTCTAGCGTTAAACGAAATTGTAAGGAAGAGGGTGTAATGTGCGGACTCCTGAACTGAAGCATGATCGATCTCAGGAAACGAGGCATAGTACTTAGATGGTTGGGTTAAATGGTTGGGTTAGATGGTTGGGTTAGATGATGGTTGAGGGGGCAGTCGCCGCTAAAAGGTCGTGGCAGTTCCCTGAAGCGGATCAAACTCGAAGCGCTGGTTATAGTTTGTTTCGCCATATAGATTGAAGCTGATTGTGGGCTGGTCGCCGATCGCCTCTACCTGATGGATAGCTTCGGGCATAAAGCACAGAATGTCACCGGGTGCCAACACGCGATTTGTGACGGGTTGGATGCGATCGGGCAATTCTGGGGTGGGAGAACGCTGCCAAACAGTATTATTCTCTTGGCCGCTCAGTAAGGCGACTAAGCCCCAAGTGGCATGATTATGAATCGGTGAAGTGATGCCCGGTGCCCAACTCACCAATTGCACGGTCAGGGGAAACAATGGTTCGTCATACAACATCAATACGTTCCAACCAGTTTTAGGATCGGGCTGAAGGGCAGTGAATGTGAGCCAAGAAGAACTGTTCAACAGCGTGCGAACGAGAGGACAGATGGCCTGGAGGCGTAATCGATCATCAGAAACCGTGGCGAGAATGTCTTCCAAATCAGTCAAAAATCGATAGAGTCGGTAAGGTTGGGGCAAAGTCTCAGACTGGCTGATGACGTCCCAAGCCTCACATTGCCCTTCATTGGTCACAAACCAGTCCTGTTCTGTCATAAAGGCTGCATGGATTACTTTAACGTGGATTATTTCAAAGTAGATTATTTCAACGATAGTATGGCTAGCAGATATTCGGGAATTGAGGGCCTGCATCAGCAGTTGGATGCATAACCTTGGAGGTTGTCCTATGCACAAGCTCCGGCATTGAGATGATTGTTGGCTGATGTCCAGATGAATTTTTGCTGAAAATGCAACTCTGATTCGAGCAGCATCTTGCCGCCTTCTCCAACTCAGCCAATTTTCAGATTTTATTCCGTATCCATCTAATCTTCATCTGTCACTCATTTTGCCAGGATTCAATGTCAATGTCAGCAGCTTGAGTGGGTGGAAGCCCCGCTGAATCCTTAAGCTTGGCTGTTTGTTGTTCGCGTTTACTCTAGCAATTTGAGGTAATCCATGCGTCAGAATTCAGGTTTATGGCTTAGTCTAGGTCTCAGTAGTTTGGTTGTGACAGTTTCACTTGTCGCTGTAACCACGGCATTACCAAGTCCCGCGATCGCCCAAACTCTCCGTTCTGCCAAGCAAGGGAATGTTGGTGGTTCTCTCGCCAAGCAACTACACGGCAAGCCAGTGGTTGTTGATATTTACGCAAGCTGGTGTCCTGCCTGTTCAAATATTGCTCCTACCTTGTCTCAACTGAAAAAAGAATATGCTGGCAAGGTGCATTTTGTGGTCTTAGATGTTAGCGACAAATCCAAAACGAGACAAGCGGAAGCGCAAGCTAAACAACTCGGTCTGGGTCAGTTTTTCAATGCAAATAAGTCACAAACGGGAACGGTTACGATCATTGATCCGGCAACAGGAAATATTCTAGCGCAGCATCGCAATAATCCTAACAAGTCTGTTTACACTGCTGTACTGAATGCTGCAATTTCTCAAAGGTAATGGATCGATGGCAATCTTATAGGCAGCTTAGTCGAGGCTGAAAGCTGGATCAAGCGCCCTGCTTGTCTGTCTGTTGATCATTCGTAGGATTGCTATAGCGAGCCGACTCTGTCCAAATTTGAGTAATGGGCTAATCCTACCCAGATTTAAATTGATTCAAGGGAGATTAAACATGAAGATTCATTATTTTGCTCTACTTGCCGTTGTATCACTATTGAGTTTTGGCGCGATCGCGGGTTGTTCCGGTTCCACAACCTCTCAAGCCCCCTCTAGCCCAACCGCTGAAGTGGCAAGCAACCCCTGTGCAGCCAAGTCGAATCCCTGTGCAGCCAAGCCGAATCCCTGCGCAGCCAAGTCGAATCCCTGTGCAGCCAAGTCGAATCCCTGTGCAGCCAAGTCGAATCCCTGTGCAGCCAAGCCGAATCCCTGCGCAGCTAAAGCAAAATCTGTGGGCGCACCTCTCGCGCAAGAACTTCAGGGCAAACCGGTTGTTGTTGATGTATTCGCAACCTGGTGTCCTGCTTGCAAAAATATTGCCCCTACCTTGTCTCAACTGAAAAAAGACTATGACGGGAAGGTACATTTTGTTGTACTCGATGTGAGCGATAAATCAACCACCAGCGAAGCTGAAGCAACGGCGAAGAAGCTGGGTTTGAGTCAATTTTTGGAAATGAATAAGGCTCAGACGGGTTCATTAACCATTGTCAATCCAGCGACTGGCGAGATTTTGGCCCAACATCGTAATAATGCCAATCTTGCAGACTATACCTCAGTTCTCGATGCGGCTCTGAAGCAATAGACGGGTGTAGCCGAGGTTGCTCGATCGAGGTGGTTCGATCTCGCTTACCCAATCGGCTTTTTTGATCGCAACCTCAGTACTCCAAATTAAAGAACCTCTAAGAACGATCTAAGGACACCGAAACTCTTATGGCACCCATTCCTCAGTCATCGAACGATCCGATTGCGCCACGACGTTCTAAAGCACCTAACAAATGGTTCATTTATGGCGGGTTGGGCGTCCTGGCGTTAATTCTGGTGCTGACGCTAGGCCCCGTCCTTAGTCATCCGATCGAGCGAGTGATTTCGATCGTCGAAAACCGTTACCAACAATGGTTTGTACAACAGGACACAGCGAATCCTATGGTACTCTTGCCATTAGCCTTTGTAGGAGGCGTACTTGCCAGCGTCTCTCCTTGCATTCTGGCACTCCTTCCCGTCAATCTCAGCTATATCGGCACCCTGAAAATCAAGTCCCGTTGGGATGCCTTCATCAAAGCGGGTTTGTTTGTTTTAGGAGCCGTCACAATTTTGAGTTTGTTTGGTTTAGTCTCCTCCTTTGCCGGAGCCGTTATGGTGGAGTATCGAGGCTATATCAACGTTGTTGTCGGG includes the following:
- a CDS encoding HAMP domain-containing sensor histidine kinase; amino-acid sequence: MLQFRSPHITPSSLQFRLTLELIGLSILGLGGIALGAGWQMEQNLVAAHKQTLEYIAMRFPDQIQLYSEMGQLEMGLERTVDKVSTPGLAVWVKSDDGKLLVRSPNLDATSPEIHRVDALAAVPETPQVVRFGHRDIVLCGSPLLLNGKSLGKLYLSQDITEDYQKLNVGLWRLFFVSMLTIVLLIVAISLRIRKAMHPLEQMSQVASAVSADDLNGAKLQLNQAPDEVLGLARAFNEMLFRLSESWEHQRQFVGNVSHELRTPLTVVAGYLQSLLRRGDNLSSYQQQALATAAAETERMIRMLQDLLDLARADSGNLHFRLNPIILNTLVAEIADMSQKVSNRPINLLISEEDIVICGDQDRLQQILINLVDNAIKYSAPDQPVDLVLEKTDRHALVHIRDRGIGIPLPHQQRIFERFYRVDESMTRSRDGTGLGLAIAKSLIEGMNGRITLRSKPGEGSTFTLILPLWSYPVEHQPSL
- a CDS encoding cupin, translating into MTEQDWFVTNEGQCEAWDVISQSETLPQPYRLYRFLTDLEDILATVSDDRLRLQAICPLVRTLLNSSSWLTFTALQPDPKTGWNVLMLYDEPLFPLTVQLVSWAPGITSPIHNHATWGLVALLSGQENNTVWQRSPTPELPDRIQPVTNRVLAPGDILCFMPEAIHQVEAIGDQPTISFNLYGETNYNQRFEFDPLQGTATTF
- a CDS encoding thioredoxin family protein, with translation MRQNSGLWLSLGLSSLVVTVSLVAVTTALPSPAIAQTLRSAKQGNVGGSLAKQLHGKPVVVDIYASWCPACSNIAPTLSQLKKEYAGKVHFVVLDVSDKSKTRQAEAQAKQLGLGQFFNANKSQTGTVTIIDPATGNILAQHRNNPNKSVYTAVLNAAISQR
- a CDS encoding thioredoxin family protein, whose protein sequence is MKIHYFALLAVVSLLSFGAIAGCSGSTTSQAPSSPTAEVASNPCAAKSNPCAAKPNPCAAKSNPCAAKSNPCAAKSNPCAAKPNPCAAKAKSVGAPLAQELQGKPVVVDVFATWCPACKNIAPTLSQLKKDYDGKVHFVVLDVSDKSTTSEAEATAKKLGLSQFLEMNKAQTGSLTIVNPATGEILAQHRNNANLADYTSVLDAALKQ
- a CDS encoding cytochrome c biogenesis CcdA family protein, which translates into the protein MAPIPQSSNDPIAPRRSKAPNKWFIYGGLGVLALILVLTLGPVLSHPIERVISIVENRYQQWFVQQDTANPMVLLPLAFVGGVLASVSPCILALLPVNLSYIGTLKIKSRWDAFIKAGLFVLGAVTILSLFGLVSSFAGAVMVEYRGYINVVVGLIMAVMGLWLMGVVTLPLPAMNISLPHAGPYGVGLTFALVSSPCASPVLFAVLAAAAATGSQILGTLTMVSYALGYTMLIFLASLFTGLAKQSNQLLKHSEAIIRFGSVALMMTGAYYLFTGTRWFMGG